The following proteins are encoded in a genomic region of Hymenobacter siberiensis:
- a CDS encoding urease accessory protein UreF: MHFARLLHLVDSALPTGSFAYSYGLESSHTFGLLRSSGDLRQYLYAYLQQAGSVELPFMHSAFQLTEKSPKFLTLAEEYNAQLLVPGLYKASAVQGRNWLKLLATFYPEAELECITNWFATQETPPHFTLVFTLALQRAGFALDELQAMYLHMLLRDQLSAAIRLGLLGPLEGHQLQHDFYAVFEHILAAQAGKGYGEAVRSAFMLDVAQVLHEDIYSKLFQN; the protein is encoded by the coding sequence ATGCACTTCGCCCGCCTCCTGCACCTCGTCGATTCGGCCCTGCCCACCGGCTCGTTCGCCTATTCCTACGGCCTGGAAAGCAGCCACACCTTCGGCCTGCTCCGCTCCTCGGGCGACTTGCGCCAGTACCTGTATGCCTACCTGCAGCAGGCCGGCAGCGTCGAGCTGCCGTTCATGCATTCCGCCTTCCAGCTTACCGAAAAAAGCCCCAAATTTCTAACCCTCGCCGAAGAATACAACGCGCAACTCCTAGTGCCTGGCCTCTACAAAGCCAGCGCCGTGCAGGGCCGCAACTGGCTGAAACTGCTGGCCACCTTCTACCCGGAAGCCGAATTGGAATGCATTACCAACTGGTTTGCCACGCAGGAAACTCCGCCGCATTTCACGCTGGTTTTCACGCTGGCCTTGCAGCGGGCAGGTTTCGCGCTAGACGAGCTACAGGCCATGTACCTGCACATGCTGCTGCGCGACCAGCTCAGCGCCGCCATTCGCCTCGGGTTGCTGGGGCCGCTGGAGGGGCACCAGCTGCAACACGATTTCTACGCAGTGTTCGAGCATATTCTGGCGGCGCAGGCAGGGAAAGGATATGGAGAAGCCGTGCGCTCGGCGTTTATGCTCGATGTGGCGCAGGTGCTGCACGAGGATATTTATTCCAAGCTTTTCCAGAACTAA
- a CDS encoding TonB-dependent receptor domain-containing protein, whose product MKTLLRLRLFLLLLVLPGLAQRAAAQSATATGSILDAAGQPLAFATAVLLQLPDSTIANSQTTTEQGGYAFTSIKPGRYCVKALLMSYASARSAAFVVGKEAVTVPALRLAPAATALQEVTVTGTTPILELHADRTVLNVERLNTAGETALEILKKAPGVTLDKDDNIVYRGSTGVNVLIDGKLTYMSGAALSNYLKSLPASAISQIELLPNPPASLDAAGTAGVLNIKLRRSQRPGLSGTYSLGLGQGRYEKSWAGTNLSYNVGKVRLFARLDGGRYNSFNRLTMIRTIRDSLFNQENVWRPLMYAGTYATGADVALTARQSIGLQLRGGLTTTDAVRTSNSVTTDAAGNPGGRRQMTNPETSNNNNLALNGYYRFALDSTGRELSADLDYVRYTSASNQSFRNLVFAAGSEEGRPAEQLRSAASSETTIRAAKIDYVHPFAGTKWRAETGAKTSWVTSRSAIQFDKLAGSEWLLDALRTNQFQYDEHISAGYLSVNTSYGRLELKAGLRGELTQTSGHSATTGEQVDRRYFQLFPSAFARYKITEQDQVSASVSRRITRPNYQSLNPFLNYSDFYTAQQGNPFLAPSLSQSFVFNYLHKDFQILSLSYLHETNSVNPVVTQNDVTKVSTSTPQNLAQASTLTLSSGGHTDITKWWGVDNQLSGSYTQVATQVENQAVRLASYSWEASSNHTFVLPRQYKLLVGGEYSSPAVMGLYHTKASGAVNLGLKKQLWAERASLSLKVADVFNTSRFRSTLQYNNVNQTWNNQWESRRLTLAFTCKIGSGKTQARHAAASTEEEGRVGN is encoded by the coding sequence ATGAAAACGCTACTCCGCCTCCGCCTTTTTCTGCTGCTGCTCGTGCTGCCGGGGCTCGCCCAGCGCGCCGCTGCTCAGTCGGCCACCGCCACCGGTTCCATCCTCGATGCCGCCGGCCAGCCGCTGGCTTTCGCCACCGCCGTGCTGCTGCAATTGCCCGATTCCACCATTGCCAATTCCCAAACGACTACCGAACAGGGCGGCTATGCTTTCACCAGCATCAAGCCCGGCCGCTACTGCGTGAAGGCCCTGCTGATGAGCTATGCCAGCGCCCGTAGCGCCGCTTTCGTGGTGGGCAAAGAAGCCGTGACCGTACCCGCCCTGCGCCTGGCCCCCGCCGCCACCGCCCTGCAGGAAGTGACCGTAACCGGCACCACGCCCATACTGGAGCTGCACGCCGACCGTACCGTGCTGAACGTGGAGCGCCTGAACACGGCCGGCGAAACCGCCCTCGAAATCCTGAAAAAAGCTCCCGGCGTGACGCTGGACAAGGACGACAACATCGTGTATCGGGGCAGTACCGGCGTAAACGTGCTCATCGATGGCAAGCTGACTTACATGAGTGGCGCGGCCCTGAGCAATTACCTGAAGTCGCTGCCCGCCTCGGCCATCAGCCAGATTGAGCTGCTGCCCAACCCGCCCGCTTCGCTGGACGCCGCCGGCACGGCCGGCGTGCTCAACATCAAGCTGCGCCGCAGCCAGCGCCCGGGCCTGAGCGGCACCTACAGCCTGGGCCTGGGCCAGGGCCGCTACGAGAAAAGCTGGGCCGGCACCAACCTGAGCTACAACGTGGGCAAGGTGCGCCTCTTCGCCCGCCTCGACGGCGGCCGCTACAACTCCTTCAACCGCCTTACCATGATTCGCACCATCCGCGACAGCCTCTTCAACCAGGAAAACGTGTGGCGGCCGCTCATGTACGCTGGCACCTACGCCACCGGTGCCGACGTGGCCCTGACCGCCCGCCAGAGCATCGGTCTGCAGCTGCGCGGCGGCTTAACCACCACCGACGCCGTGCGCACCAGCAACTCGGTGACCACCGACGCGGCCGGCAACCCCGGCGGCCGCCGCCAAATGACCAACCCCGAAACCAGCAATAATAATAACCTGGCTCTGAACGGCTACTATCGCTTCGCCCTCGACAGCACCGGCCGCGAGCTGAGCGCCGACCTCGACTACGTGCGCTACACCAGCGCCAGCAACCAAAGCTTCCGCAACCTGGTGTTTGCGGCCGGCAGCGAAGAGGGCCGCCCGGCCGAGCAGCTGCGCAGCGCGGCCTCGTCCGAAACTACCATCCGGGCCGCCAAAATCGACTACGTGCACCCCTTCGCCGGCACCAAGTGGCGGGCCGAAACCGGCGCGAAAACCAGCTGGGTGACGTCGCGCAGCGCCATTCAGTTCGATAAGCTGGCCGGCAGCGAATGGCTGCTTGATGCGCTGCGCACCAATCAGTTCCAGTACGACGAGCACATTTCGGCCGGCTACCTGAGCGTGAACACCAGCTATGGCCGGCTGGAACTGAAAGCGGGCCTGCGCGGCGAGCTAACCCAGACCAGCGGCCACTCGGCCACTACCGGCGAACAGGTTGACCGCCGCTACTTCCAGCTGTTCCCCAGCGCCTTCGCCCGCTACAAAATAACGGAGCAGGACCAGGTGAGCGCCTCCGTCAGCCGCCGCATCACCCGCCCCAACTACCAAAGCCTGAATCCTTTCCTCAACTACTCCGACTTCTATACCGCGCAGCAGGGCAACCCGTTTCTGGCGCCCTCGCTCTCGCAGTCGTTCGTGTTCAACTACTTGCACAAAGACTTCCAAATCCTGAGCCTGAGCTACCTGCACGAAACCAACTCGGTGAACCCTGTAGTGACCCAGAACGACGTGACCAAGGTATCGACCAGCACTCCGCAGAACCTGGCCCAGGCCAGCACCCTCACCCTGAGCTCGGGCGGCCACACCGATATCACGAAGTGGTGGGGCGTGGATAACCAGCTGAGCGGCAGCTATACGCAAGTGGCTACCCAGGTCGAAAACCAGGCGGTGCGCCTGGCCAGCTACAGCTGGGAAGCCAGCTCCAACCACACCTTCGTGCTGCCCCGCCAATACAAGCTGCTGGTGGGCGGCGAATACAGCTCGCCCGCCGTCATGGGCCTCTACCACACCAAAGCCAGCGGCGCGGTGAACCTGGGCCTGAAAAAGCAGCTCTGGGCCGAGCGCGCCAGCCTCAGCCTTAAAGTAGCTGACGTGTTCAATACCAGCCGCTTCCGCAGCACCCTGCAATATAACAACGTGAACCAGACCTGGAACAACCAGTGGGAAAGCCGCCGCCTGACCCTGGCCTTCACCTGCAAAATCGGCAGCGGCAAAACCCAGGCCCGCCACGCCGCCGCCAGCACCGAAGAAGAAGGCCGCGTAGGGAATTAG
- a CDS encoding HupE/UreJ family protein, giving the protein MQGLLPILFASVAGMGHAFEPDHLLAVANLISRRDTLAAALRDGIYWGLGHTTTLVLVGAVILLGRVTFLTSPWFEVAVGVLLVGMGVSRLLEQRRPPAKVRPGAAPSRAAFAVGLLHGLAGSGALVLLVMSEIRSVWVSVGYFAVFGVGSILGMFIVAGLCSVPFTKRMRISRVLKTSAITLSSLVCIVYGWHMIYENL; this is encoded by the coding sequence ATGCAAGGCCTGTTGCCCATTTTGTTTGCTTCAGTGGCCGGAATGGGGCATGCGTTCGAACCTGACCACCTGCTGGCCGTGGCGAATTTGATTTCGCGCCGCGATACCTTGGCCGCGGCCCTGCGCGACGGCATCTACTGGGGCCTGGGCCACACCACCACGCTGGTACTGGTGGGAGCCGTTATCTTGTTGGGCCGCGTCACGTTCCTTACTTCGCCGTGGTTTGAAGTCGCGGTCGGGGTGTTGCTTGTGGGCATGGGCGTCAGCCGCCTGCTGGAGCAGCGCCGGCCGCCCGCCAAAGTGCGGCCGGGCGCTGCGCCTTCGCGGGCGGCCTTTGCCGTGGGCCTGCTGCACGGTCTGGCTGGCAGCGGCGCGCTGGTATTGCTTGTGATGAGCGAAATTCGCAGCGTCTGGGTGAGCGTGGGCTACTTCGCGGTATTCGGCGTGGGCTCTATTCTGGGCATGTTTATCGTGGCCGGGTTGTGCAGCGTCCCGTTTACCAAACGTATGCGGATTAGCCGGGTGCTGAAAACCTCGGCCATTACGCTTTCTTCCTTGGTGTGCATCGTGTACGGCTGGCACATGATTTATGAGAACTTGTAG
- the ureC gene encoding urease subunit alpha: MSLPISRRAYADMYGPTTGDRVRLGDTGLLIEVERDYCVYGEECKFGGGKVLRDGMGQAAGIGPADALDLVITNALVVDYTGIFKADIGIKGGRIVGIGKAGNPHIMPGVTPCMVVGVTTEVIAGEGQLLTAGGIDCHIHFISPQQIPEALASGVTTMIGGGTGPAAGTNATTCTPGAFYLETMLKATEAYPLNFGFLAKGNSSRPEGLREQAEAGALGFKLHEDWGTTPAAIDMCLSIAEEYDVQVCIHTDTLNESGFVETSTAAFKGRTIHSYHTEGAGGGHAPDIIKICGEPNVIPSSTNPTRPFTVNTIDEHLDMLMVCHHLDRNIPEDVAFAESRIRGETIAAEDILHDMGALSIISSDSQAMGRVGEVITRTWQTAHKMKQQRGPLPEDAATGQADNFRVRRYVAKYTINPARAHGISHEVGSVEIGKLADLVLWKPAFFGARPEMILKGGIIAQSQMGDANASIPTPQPSFSRPMFGALGGAIGKSSMVFVSGASVERVRADYGLTKQVVAVKNCRNIGKKDMALNDYLPNISVDPETYRVMVDGLHLTCEPAEVLPLAQLYNLF, from the coding sequence ATGTCCCTCCCCATCTCACGTCGCGCGTATGCCGACATGTACGGCCCCACCACCGGCGACCGGGTGCGCCTCGGCGATACCGGCCTGCTGATTGAAGTCGAGCGCGACTACTGCGTGTACGGCGAGGAATGCAAGTTCGGTGGCGGCAAGGTGCTGCGCGATGGCATGGGCCAGGCCGCCGGAATCGGCCCGGCCGACGCGCTGGATTTGGTCATCACCAACGCGCTGGTGGTCGATTACACCGGCATTTTCAAGGCCGACATCGGCATCAAGGGTGGGCGCATCGTGGGCATCGGCAAGGCCGGCAACCCGCACATCATGCCCGGCGTCACGCCCTGCATGGTGGTGGGCGTCACCACCGAAGTCATTGCCGGCGAAGGCCAGCTGCTCACCGCCGGCGGCATCGACTGCCACATCCACTTCATCAGCCCCCAACAGATACCGGAGGCGCTGGCTTCTGGGGTGACCACCATGATTGGGGGCGGAACCGGGCCGGCGGCGGGCACCAACGCCACCACCTGCACGCCCGGCGCGTTCTACCTCGAAACCATGCTGAAGGCCACCGAGGCCTACCCGCTCAACTTCGGGTTTCTGGCCAAGGGCAACTCCTCCCGGCCGGAGGGGCTGCGCGAGCAGGCCGAGGCCGGGGCGCTGGGCTTCAAGCTGCACGAGGACTGGGGCACCACCCCGGCGGCCATCGACATGTGCCTCAGCATTGCCGAGGAGTACGACGTGCAGGTCTGCATCCACACCGATACGCTGAACGAGAGCGGCTTCGTGGAAACCAGCACGGCGGCGTTTAAGGGCCGCACCATCCATTCCTACCACACCGAAGGGGCGGGGGGCGGCCACGCGCCCGACATCATCAAAATCTGCGGCGAGCCGAACGTCATTCCCTCGTCCACGAACCCCACGCGGCCCTTCACGGTGAACACCATCGACGAGCACCTCGACATGCTCATGGTCTGCCACCACCTCGACCGCAACATTCCCGAGGACGTAGCCTTCGCCGAAAGCCGCATCCGGGGCGAAACCATCGCCGCCGAGGACATCCTGCACGATATGGGCGCGCTCAGCATCATCAGCTCCGACTCGCAGGCCATGGGCCGGGTGGGCGAGGTCATCACCCGCACCTGGCAAACGGCCCACAAAATGAAGCAGCAGCGTGGCCCCCTGCCCGAAGACGCCGCCACCGGCCAGGCCGACAACTTCCGCGTGCGCCGCTACGTGGCCAAGTACACCATCAACCCGGCCCGCGCCCACGGCATTTCGCACGAAGTCGGCTCCGTCGAAATCGGCAAGCTGGCCGATTTGGTGCTCTGGAAACCCGCCTTTTTCGGCGCCCGGCCGGAGATGATTCTCAAGGGTGGCATCATCGCGCAGTCGCAGATGGGCGACGCCAACGCCTCCATTCCCACGCCGCAACCTTCCTTTTCGCGGCCCATGTTCGGCGCGCTGGGCGGGGCCATTGGGAAGAGCTCGATGGTGTTCGTATCGGGAGCTTCGGTTGAAAGAGTGCGGGCCGATTATGGGTTGACGAAGCAAGTAGTGGCGGTGAAGAACTGCCGGAATATCGGCAAGAAGGACATGGCCCTGAACGACTACCTGCCCAACATTTCGGTAGACCCGGAGACGTACCGGGTAATGGTGGACGGGCTGCACCTGACCTGCGAGCCGGCGGAGGTGCTGCCGCTGGCGCAGCTGTATAATCTGTTTTAA
- a CDS encoding sensor histidine kinase, whose product MASLLTKSALRWHVLGWLLYGGYEFLGLFLHHQAGLRIGFWLTASVLFIRFAEFYLCYLVVYPRLLRSGRAPQLVAALLGVLALYIGARALIEEVIYPAVLGFHNYSPDTKVWYYIFDNMFFGSPMIVVSAALWAGSAAVHRERENRQLRTEKRAAEVAFLKTQINPHFLYNTLNMLFSMAYPVAKPVANAILKLSELMRYMLHESPDGQVDLEKEIEYLHNYLALYRLRFPDSFHVDFAVTGEPAGRRVAPLVLIPFVENAIKHGVLDDPAHPVHIRLNIEGEQLQFEVENQRSDDNKDATTGIGLPNLRRRLALLYPERHTLHVGAAEEQFVTSLRLVG is encoded by the coding sequence ATGGCTTCCCTCCTGACCAAATCCGCTCTTCGCTGGCACGTTCTGGGCTGGCTGCTGTATGGCGGCTACGAATTCCTGGGCTTATTCCTGCATCATCAGGCGGGACTGCGCATCGGGTTTTGGCTCACGGCCTCGGTCCTGTTTATTCGCTTCGCGGAGTTCTACCTGTGCTACCTGGTGGTATATCCACGGTTGCTACGCTCGGGCCGCGCCCCGCAGCTAGTGGCGGCGCTGCTGGGTGTGCTGGCGCTCTACATCGGGGCGCGGGCGCTCATTGAGGAGGTGATTTATCCCGCCGTACTGGGCTTCCACAATTACTCGCCCGACACGAAGGTGTGGTACTACATCTTCGATAATATGTTTTTTGGCAGCCCCATGATTGTCGTGAGCGCCGCCCTATGGGCCGGCAGCGCGGCCGTGCACCGCGAGCGCGAAAACCGCCAGCTGCGCACCGAAAAGCGCGCCGCCGAAGTCGCTTTCCTCAAGACCCAAATCAACCCGCACTTCCTCTACAACACCCTCAACATGCTCTTCAGCATGGCCTACCCGGTGGCCAAACCCGTGGCCAACGCCATCCTGAAACTCTCGGAGCTGATGCGCTACATGCTGCACGAAAGCCCTGACGGCCAAGTCGACCTGGAAAAGGAAATCGAGTACCTGCACAATTATTTAGCCCTCTACCGCCTGCGCTTCCCCGACAGCTTCCACGTCGATTTCGCCGTGACCGGCGAGCCCGCCGGCCGCCGCGTGGCCCCGCTCGTCCTCATCCCCTTCGTCGAAAACGCCATCAAGCACGGCGTCCTCGACGACCCCGCTCACCCCGTCCACATTCGCCTGAATATCGAAGGCGAGCAGCTGCAGTTCGAAGTCGAAAACCAGCGCAGCGACGATAACAAGGATGCTACCACCGGCATCGGCCTACCCAACCTGCGCCGGCGGCTGGCGCTGCTATATCCGGAGCGGCACACGCTGCACGTTGGGGCGGCGGAAGAGCAGTTTGTGACTTCGTTGCGGCTGGTGGGGTGA
- a CDS encoding urease subunit beta, with protein sequence MHLSPKDLDKLVLHQAGFVAQKRYARGLLLNYPEALALIATQLLEFIRDGERVAVLMDKGKQLLGLADVLPGVADMIHEVQIEGTFPDGTKLVTVHHPICRETGDAALALYGSGLSKVSAPGAAPANASHPQPGEYQLHPAGLILNESRATVDVDVVNMGDRPVQVGSHYPFFETNAALHFDRAAAYGFRLNIPAGTAVRFEPGERKRVRLVALAGERIVYGGNGLIDGKLDDAGKKQQALEKLDK encoded by the coding sequence ATGCACCTCTCCCCCAAAGACCTCGACAAGCTCGTTCTCCACCAGGCCGGTTTCGTGGCGCAGAAGCGCTACGCCCGCGGTCTGCTCCTGAACTACCCCGAAGCCCTGGCCCTCATCGCCACGCAGCTGCTGGAGTTCATCCGCGACGGCGAGCGGGTGGCCGTGCTCATGGACAAGGGCAAGCAGCTGCTGGGCCTGGCCGACGTGCTGCCCGGCGTGGCCGACATGATTCACGAAGTCCAAATCGAAGGCACCTTCCCCGACGGCACCAAGCTCGTGACCGTGCACCACCCCATCTGCCGCGAAACCGGCGATGCTGCCCTGGCCCTCTACGGCTCCGGCCTCAGCAAAGTCTCGGCCCCCGGCGCCGCGCCCGCCAACGCCAGCCACCCCCAGCCCGGCGAATACCAACTGCACCCAGCCGGACTCATCCTCAACGAAAGCCGCGCCACGGTGGACGTGGACGTCGTGAACATGGGCGACCGGCCCGTGCAGGTCGGCTCGCACTATCCCTTCTTCGAAACCAACGCCGCGCTGCACTTCGACCGCGCGGCAGCCTACGGTTTCCGCCTCAACATCCCGGCCGGCACGGCGGTGCGTTTCGAGCCCGGCGAGCGCAAGCGCGTGCGCCTGGTGGCCCTGGCCGGCGAGCGCATCGTGTACGGCGGCAATGGGCTCATTGATGGAAAGCTGGATGATGCGGGCAAGAAGCAGCAGGCGCTGGAGAAACTTGACAAATAA
- a CDS encoding LytR/AlgR family response regulator transcription factor — protein MIRCLAVDDEAPALLILADYIGQLPFLTLVGTTTNPIEALTLVQQGQVDLVFLDIQMPKLTGLQFLKLAGNRCKVVLTTAYPEYALEGYENDVVDYLLKPISFERFFKAAQKALALLPGPAPEPAAPAQLAAPVSAVLAPPPTGHMFVKGESKNKFLRVNYADILYIEGLSNYVSIHLPTQRVVTYQTLKELAETLPQPPFLRVHKSFIVSLDKIRMVDGNTIYIQDKEIPVGETYREMLYRQIREQ, from the coding sequence ATGATTCGCTGCCTCGCCGTCGATGACGAAGCCCCTGCCCTGCTCATTCTCGCCGATTACATCGGCCAGCTGCCCTTCCTCACGCTGGTGGGCACCACCACCAACCCCATCGAAGCCCTGACGCTGGTGCAGCAGGGCCAGGTCGATTTGGTGTTTCTCGACATCCAGATGCCCAAGCTCACTGGCCTGCAGTTCCTTAAGCTGGCCGGCAACCGCTGCAAAGTCGTCCTCACCACCGCCTACCCCGAATACGCGCTCGAAGGCTACGAAAACGACGTGGTGGACTACCTGCTCAAGCCCATTTCCTTCGAGCGGTTTTTCAAAGCGGCGCAAAAGGCCCTGGCGCTGCTGCCCGGCCCCGCGCCGGAGCCCGCCGCGCCCGCCCAGCTGGCAGCGCCGGTTTCGGCCGTGCTGGCCCCGCCGCCCACCGGCCATATGTTTGTGAAAGGCGAGAGCAAGAACAAGTTTCTGCGCGTCAACTACGCCGACATTCTCTACATCGAGGGGCTAAGCAACTACGTGTCCATCCACCTGCCCACGCAGCGCGTGGTGACGTATCAAACCCTGAAGGAGCTGGCCGAGACGCTGCCGCAGCCGCCGTTTCTACGGGTGCACAAGTCCTTTATCGTGTCGCTCGACAAGATTCGCATGGTCGATGGCAACACGATTTATATTCAGGACAAGGAGATTCCGGTGGGCGAAACGTATCGAGAAATGCTCTACCGGCAGATTCGGGAGCAGTAG
- the ureG gene encoding urease accessory protein UreG, whose product MAFVEKLALLLHGHQHEAYESPGDFNERETRRLPSYRNFRKRAFTVGIGGPVGTGKTALLKSLCERLRHEFELGVVTNDIFTREDAEFLIRNSALSADRIVGVETGGCPHAAIREDISLNMDALEGLMQRFEFKLDFLFVESGGDNLAAHFSRELVDYSIYVIDVSGGDKIPRKGGPGITQSDLLIINKIDLKDLIKADLGVMERDSKKMRGDGPFLFARAVDGFGLEEIIGHIKAAKARALAAVREDRR is encoded by the coding sequence ATGGCTTTTGTCGAAAAACTCGCCCTGCTTCTCCACGGCCACCAGCACGAAGCCTACGAATCGCCCGGCGACTTCAACGAGCGCGAAACGCGCCGCTTGCCGTCCTACCGCAATTTTCGCAAGCGGGCCTTCACCGTGGGCATCGGCGGGCCGGTGGGCACGGGCAAAACGGCCCTGCTGAAATCCCTGTGCGAGCGCCTGCGCCACGAATTCGAGCTGGGCGTGGTCACCAACGACATTTTCACCCGCGAAGACGCTGAATTCCTCATCCGGAATAGCGCCCTGAGCGCAGACCGGATTGTGGGCGTGGAAACCGGCGGCTGCCCGCACGCGGCCATCCGCGAGGATATTTCGCTGAACATGGACGCCCTCGAAGGACTGATGCAGCGCTTCGAATTCAAGCTGGATTTTTTATTCGTGGAGAGCGGCGGCGACAACCTGGCCGCCCACTTCAGCCGCGAGCTGGTGGACTATTCCATCTACGTTATCGACGTGTCGGGCGGGGATAAAATCCCGCGCAAGGGCGGGCCGGGTATCACGCAGTCGGACCTGCTCATTATCAATAAAATTGACCTTAAAGACTTGATTAAAGCCGACCTCGGCGTGATGGAACGGGACTCGAAGAAGATGCGCGGTGACGGCCCGTTCCTGTTTGCGCGGGCCGTGGATGGGTTTGGGTTGGAGGAGATTATCGGCCACATCAAAGCCGCTAAGGCGCGGGCGCTGGCCGCCGTGCGCGAGGATAGGCGGTAG